One Pomacea canaliculata isolate SZHN2017 linkage group LG9, ASM307304v1, whole genome shotgun sequence DNA segment encodes these proteins:
- the LOC112572067 gene encoding uncharacterized protein LOC112572067, with the protein MQAVIIRDLVVVFILMAGFALAQRNPYSKPSQNNAPRQQQQPMTLSRKPQNGDPKVHNPFKSPKTRKRATTTTELTATAMRCTKEDLTPLLGPAGRSDRVPEIAPGRTCPATEIRLSVTGGVQRTRTNLLSRGCTEKTGSAASLLWFGLLRLRLQLVL; encoded by the exons ATGCAGGCAGTCATCATCCGCGACCTTGTCGTTGTGTTCATCCTGATGGCGGGGTTCGCGCTGGCTCAGCGGAACCCGTATTCCAAGCCAAGCCAGAACAACGCGccgcgacagcagcagcagcccatGACCCTGTCCCGCAAACCGCAGAACGGTGACCCTAAGGTGCACAACCCCTTCAAGTCTCCAAAGACAAGGAAAAGAGCAACAACGACAACAGAATTGACAGCAACCGCAATGAGATGCACAAAGGAGGACCTAACCCCACTCCTTGGACCCGCTGGACGGAGCGACCGCGTTCCAGAGATAGCCCCTGGCAGGACATGTCCAGCGACGGAGATACGG CTCAGTGTAACGGGAGGCGTACAACGCACGAGAACAAATCTGTTGTCAAGGGGTTGTACAGAAAAGACAGGGTCTGCGGCCAGCCTGCTGTGGTTCGGCCTCCTTCGACTTCGTCTTCAACTTGTGCTGTAA
- the LOC112572138 gene encoding uncharacterized protein LOC112572138, giving the protein MMLRILACAAVVALVYAQTASQNCRRDVVEIEAVFNYTNAPEFGSLSQRQQIFIYESLAASEACKLTGFLNPTTMQRTLQLLQELPLKYVYLYIGYLSKSLEVEGVVVPQ; this is encoded by the exons ATG ATGTTGCGGATTCTGGCTTGTGCTGCCGTGGTAGCTCTAGTGTATGCTCAGACTGCCAGTCAGAACTGTAGGCGGGACGTAGTGGAGATTGAAGCCGTCTTCAACTACACCAATGCCCCCGAGTTCGGTTCCCTTAGTCAGAGGCAGCAAATCTTCATATACGAGAGTCTGGCCGCTTCGGAGGCTTGCAAGCTGACTGGCTTTCTCAACCCAACCACCATGCAGAGAACATTGCAGCTTCTTCAAG AGTTGCCTTTGAAGTATGTGTATCTGTACATCGGTTACCTTTCCAAG tctcttgaAGTCGAAGGAGTCGTTGTTCCACAGTGA
- the LOC112572796 gene encoding uncharacterized protein LOC112572796 — protein sequence MKTICLLTVLALGIAAVARAQSTVAPCSSSADTVGFNQLLRDIENSGLIQALPANLRVLPFEIVTAAENTELSKMFDELGYETILKVLDGLTDQFSHEFTKYLVSHLDSEGCAKTSTGK from the exons atg AAGACCATCTGTCTGCTCACAGTCCTCGCCCTCGGCATCGCTGCCGTTGCACGTGCACAGTCGACCGTCGCCCCCTGCAGCAGCTCCGCCGACACCGTGGGCTTCAACCAGCTGCTGCGCGACATCGAGAACTCGGGGCTCATCCAGGCTCTGCCCGCCAACCTGCGCGTGCTGCCCTTCGAGATCGTGACGGCGGCGGAGAACACGGAGCTGTCCAAAATGTTCGACGAACTTGGCTACGAAACCATCTTGAAAGTCCTCGACG GACTGACAGACCAGTTTTCTCACGAGTTCACGAAGTACCTTGTGTCG CACCTTGACTCAGAAGGCTGTGCCAAGACTTCTACTGGCAAATAA
- the LOC112572794 gene encoding uncharacterized protein LOC112572794: MNSVVKTALVTGAVLAALAVVTSGQTAASTGAGDTQCVNLTNAEFFVLIRDIINLGVLDNLAKAYDLLPFELLAAAETRQLRYILDRLGYRLLLNFLDALPENFSHRFIEFLIKSLDAEDKATAGR, encoded by the exons ATGAACTCTGTCGTGAAAACCGCGCTTGTGACTGGTGCCGTCCTGGCTGCCCTTGCTGTGGTCACCTCTGGACAGACTGCAGCGTCAACGGGTGCTGGTGACACTCAGTGCGTCAACCTGACCAACGCAGAGTTCTTCGTACTG ATCCGAGATATTATCAACCTGGGGGTGCTGGACAACCTGGCCAAGGCATACGACCTCCTTCCCTTCGAGCTACTGGCTGCAGCTGAGACACGACAGCTGCGCTACATCCTTGACCGCCTGGGCTACAGGCTTCTGCTCAACTTCCTAGACG CCCTTCCAGAAAACTTTTCCCACCGATTCATCGAGTTTTTAATCAAG AGCCTCGACGCAGAAGACAAAGCCACCGCGGGGCGCTGA
- the LOC112572321 gene encoding ATR-interacting protein-like — protein MDTNVTPSKRRRLDNPDDSGDWDKNFTLTQQDLDTLDIIESQAVGESVLHPSTSYHPDPDDSHAVAPVQYRPSLFQVPSVAEVNRLKVRTSTSSSSGSSAYPKSESSFSLRKTPSTDCSSAPGSLTTSKSSSSHHSSNQSLSDLSHQVSIPAASGTGVDAKSNLGTIVAMKEELTKRTIEAERLKSEAQKAKSDLYVRDGEVKFLQDTLRRQEAEIEKLREERDNRREREAQHQKEHEKSLKADNERLQTLIEFKSQDCQRLQERCQSLEERLRELNVHGSSISSSQGSPRKSPRKRRVAPGPSKAPEQRGFPSHQSFLSAVDVSGSRSRNFENAETMTEPFTLPSTLSDRASFQPNTRHPRLQLHIFPPTGEVTGPQIVSQLLQCSYNPSGDLCERGITGLLQALPSRLDLTELQYTRDLTTSRLSPVKRCFSTESKRNFSPAVPSSVECKAVVPKEHFLYAIEGLRSLLDSEQTEQTLGTSFLEGEPQHAPVKTSLSGCILILPLLNDYLGHYINIISSPMHGGCMSPSSGCSTPNGYESSLESITASLEVLLHEGAEYANNLESLTLTSLKVLRKLLCLNEDVRATCIQSKVIPPVTRPPVNTSSSSLDTDHNEHRKTDDSGMEGDDEKNGSSSSTFESPDSIASPAAHMQELNILLKLVRLATPGQEKSKFNKLIVQESLSALTVLAEKSSDLEVGRMYVVFLRGF, from the exons ATGGATACAAATGTGACGCCATCCAAGAGACGGCGCCTTGATAACCCAGATGACTCTGGGGACTGGGATAAAAACTTCACTCTCACCCAGCAAGATTTAGATACCCTGGACATTATTGAATCACAGGCAGTTGGTGAATCAGTGCTCCACCCTTCAACTTCATATCATCCTGATCCAGATGATTCACATGCTGTTGCACCAGTCCAGTATCGCCCCAGTTTATTTCAGGTCCCTTCTGTGGCTGAAGTTAACAGATTAAAAGTAAGGACATCAACTTCCTCAAGCTCTGGTTCCTCTGCTTACCCAAAGTCTGAATCATCGTTTTCTTTAAG aaAGACCCCAAGCACTGACTGCTCGTCAGCACCTGGCTCACTGACGACTAGCAAGTCCAGCAGCAGTCACCACTCATCTAACCAGTCTCTGTCTGACCTCTCCCACCAAGTCTCCATTCCAGCTGCCAGTGGTACTGGTGTCGACGCCAAAAGCAACCTGGGTACCATTGTGGCCATGAAAGAGGAGCTAACGAAGAGAACCATTGAAGCTGAAAGACTGAAAAGCGAA GCACAAAAGGCAAAGAGTGATCTATATGTTCGTGATGGAGAGGTGAAGTTCCTGCAAGATACACTCCGCAGACAAGAAGCTGAAATTGAGAAACTGCGCGAAGAAAGGGATAATAG ACGGGAAAGAGAAGCACAACATCAAAAGGAGCATGAAAAAAGCCTGAAAGCAGACAACGAACGCTTGCAGACTCTGATTGAATTCAAATCACAAGACTGCCAACGCCTTCAGGAGCGATGCCAAAGTCTGGAAGAAAGACTTCGGGAGTTAAATGTTCATGGATCTTCCATCTCATCCTCGCAAGGCAGTCCCAGGAAGAGTCCACGAAAAAGGCGAGTTGCACCGGGACCAAGCAAAGCACCAGAGCAGAGGGGTTTTCCTAGTCATCAGTCATTCTTGTCTGCTGTAGATGTTTCTGGATCaagaagcagaaattttgaGAATGCAG AGACAATGACAGAGCCATTTACTCTTCCATCTACCCTCTCAGACAGAGCTTCCTTCCAGCCAAACACCAGACACCCAAGGCTTCAGCTTCACATCTTCCCCCCTACAG GTGAAGTGACTGGTCCACAAATTGTCTCTCAGCTTCTTCAGTGCAGCTACAATCCATCTGGGGACTTATGTGAAAGGGGAATTACAGGTCTGCTGCAGGCATTGCCCTCTCGGCTTGATCTTACAGAGCTGCAGTACACTCGAGACTTAACTACTTCACGCTTATCACCAGTTAAACGATGCTT CTCTACAGAGTCCAAAAGAAATTTCTCCCCAGCTGTGCCCTCTTCTGTGGAATGCAAAGCTGTTGTTccaaaagaacattttctctATGCAATTGAGGGTCTGCGAAGTCTGCTAGATTCAGAGCAAACTGAACAGACTTTAGGAACTTCCTTTTTGGAGGGTGAGCCACAACATGCACCTGTTAAAACATCACTGAGTGGCTGCATTTTAATACTACCACTTTTAAATGACTACTTGGGACATTACATCAACATTATTAGCAGCCCCATGCATGGTGGGTGCATGAGCCCCTCCTCTGGTTGTAGCACACCCAACGGCTATGAAAGCTCCCTGGAATCCATTACAGCATCTTTAGAAGTGTTACTTCATGAGGGTGCTGAGTATGCAAACAACTTGGAATCATTGACATTGACATCCCTAAAAGTGCTGCGTAAGCTTCTCTGCCTAAATGAAGATGTGCGAGCCACATGTATTCAGTCTAAAGTGATCCCCCCTGTGACACGTCCACCTGTCAACACAAGTAGTTCATCTCTTGACACAGATCACAATGAACACAGGAAG ACAGATGATTCAGGGATGGAAGGTGATGATGAAAAGAATGGGTCCAGCTCATCCACATTTGAAAGTCCAGATTCAATTGCTTCTCCAGCAGCACACATGCAGGAACTCAACATCCTTCTTAAACTGGTCAGACTGGCGACACCTGGTCAGGAG AAGTCTAAGTTCAACAAACTTATTGTTCAAGAAAGCCTTAGTGCATTAACTGTGCTTGCTGAAAAGTCATCTGACCTGGAAGTAGGAAG GATGTATGTTGTTTTTCTGCGTGGGTTCTGA
- the LOC112572322 gene encoding NADH dehydrogenase [ubiquinone] 1 beta subcomplex subunit 11, mitochondrial-like produces MALLLRTLVRQGRTLTKLQSLRQHCLVQPTCLISTSKKNEDTSTAVQPVQKKSEELKKLEEHFANTDLEADKNWVSYGYETADPQLDYFAHHVTMFLAITVCICWGSFILAYMPDYKLRSWCQREAYLELERREREGLPLVSPDYVDPSKINLPSDEEFAGEEIIV; encoded by the exons ATGGCGCTGTTATTGAGAACATTAGTACGGCAAGGTCGTACTTTAACCAAACTACAATCTCTGAGACAGCATTGTCTAGTTCAACCTACATGTTTGATATCAACatcaaaaaagaatgaagatacTTCTACAGCAGTCCAACCCGTGCAAAAAAAATCCGAAGAACTTAAAAAGCTTGAGGAACATTTTGCGAATACTGATCTTGAAGCAGACAAG AACTGGGTGTCATATGGGTATGAAACTGCAGATCCACAATTGGATTACTTTGCCCATCATGTGACAATGTTTCTTGCTATCACAGTATGCATTTGTTGGGGTTCATTTATTCTTGCCTACATGCCAGACTATaa GTTGCGAAGCTGGTGTCAGCGTGAAGCATATTTGGAACTCGAGAGACGAGAGCGAGAAGGTCTGCCTTTAGTCAGCCCTGACTATGTTGATCCCAGCAAAATTAATCTGCCTTCAGATGAAGAATTCGCCGGTGAAGAAATCATCGTCTAG